From a single Lactococcus allomyrinae genomic region:
- a CDS encoding AraC family transcriptional regulator: MTFTIEHKNALTLHGWTVKFDGISLATWETIDEVRRLKSEHFINLAKTENFPEKMANSLDGFGYAIGENRTDGFYYFAGVNSAIQAPDCFDLPESDYVILTAKGGNSRTLFDQLNTELFADILPQLKDTYDFIDGFVVEVITAGTPLDAEVELRFPVNKK; encoded by the coding sequence ATGACTTTTACAATCGAACACAAAAATGCACTGACACTTCATGGCTGGACTGTCAAATTTGACGGAATTTCCTTGGCGACTTGGGAAACGATTGATGAAGTTCGCAGATTAAAAAGCGAGCATTTTATTAACCTTGCGAAAACTGAAAATTTTCCAGAAAAAATGGCGAATAGTTTGGACGGATTTGGTTATGCAATCGGTGAAAATCGTACAGATGGATTTTATTATTTCGCTGGTGTCAATAGCGCTATTCAAGCGCCTGATTGTTTCGATTTACCAGAGAGTGACTATGTTATTCTTACGGCTAAAGGGGGAAATTCGAGAACACTTTTTGACCAGTTAAATACTGAACTTTTTGCAGATATTTTGCCTCAACTTAAAGATACTTATGACTTCATAGATGGATTTGTAGTTGAGGTTATCACTGCTGGAACTCCTCTTGATGCCGAAGTCGAACTAAGGTTTCCTGTTAATAAAAAATAA
- the rplQ gene encoding 50S ribosomal protein L17 — translation MSNRKLGRTSSQRKAMLRDLTTDLIINETIVTTEARAKEVRRTVEKMITLGKKGDLSARRQAAAYVRNEIAIKDFNEETETFPTALQKLFSDLATRYEGRNGGYTRILKVEPRRGDAAPMAIIELV, via the coding sequence ATGAGCAATCGTAAACTTGGACGTACATCTTCACAACGTAAAGCTATGCTTCGTGATTTGACAACAGATTTGATCATCAACGAAACAATCGTTACAACTGAAGCACGCGCTAAAGAAGTTCGTCGTACAGTAGAAAAAATGATTACGCTTGGTAAAAAAGGTGACCTTTCTGCACGTCGTCAAGCAGCAGCTTACGTACGTAACGAAATCGCAATCAAAGATTTCAACGAAGAAACTGAAACCTTCCCAACTGCACTTCAAAAATTGTTCAGCGACCTTGCTACTCGTTATGAAGGACGCAACGGTGGTTACACTCGTATCCTTAAAGTTGAACCACGTCGTGGTGATGCTGCACCTATGGCAATCATTGAACTTGTTTAA
- the rpsK gene encoding 30S ribosomal protein S11, translating to MAKITRKRRVKKNIESGIVHIQSTFNNTIVMITDVHGNALAWSSAGALGFKGSKKSTPFAAQMASEAAAKAAQEQGLKTVSVTVKGPGSGRESAIRALAAAGLNVTSISDVTPVPHNGARPPKRRRV from the coding sequence ATGGCAAAAATTACACGTAAACGTCGTGTTAAAAAGAATATTGAATCAGGAATTGTTCATATCCAATCAACTTTCAATAACACAATCGTTATGATCACAGACGTTCATGGTAACGCCCTTGCATGGTCTTCAGCTGGTGCTCTTGGTTTCAAAGGTTCTAAAAAATCTACACCTTTCGCCGCTCAGATGGCCTCAGAAGCTGCTGCTAAAGCTGCCCAAGAACAAGGTTTGAAAACTGTTTCTGTTACTGTTAAAGGTCCTGGTTCAGGTCGTGAATCAGCTATTCGCGCACTTGCTGCAGCTGGTCTCAATGTGACATCTATCAGTGATGTGACTCCTGTACCTCACAATGGTGCACGTCCTCCAAAACGTCGTCGTGTATAA
- a CDS encoding DNA-directed RNA polymerase subunit alpha — translation MIEFEKPKITKFDESENYGKFVVEPLERGYGTTLGNSLRRVLLSSLPGAAVTSIQIEGVQHEFATIPGVREDVIQIVLAIKGIAIKSYVESEKQIELDVTGPMTVTAGDILTDSDIEIVNKDHYLFSIAEGHSMRAVMTVKKGYGYVPADENKVDGAPIGTIAVDSIYTPVSKVNYQVEPARVGGDSSYDKLTLEITTNGTIIADEALSLSAKILTDHLNLFVDLSEVAAEAETLVVKDEVKTERVLDKIIEEMDFSVRAYNGLKRAGINTVADIVEMSEADMIKVKNLGHKSVEEVKVKLTELGLSLKKRK, via the coding sequence ATGATTGAGTTTGAAAAACCAAAAATTACTAAATTTGACGAATCAGAAAATTACGGTAAGTTTGTTGTTGAACCACTTGAACGTGGCTACGGTACAACTTTAGGCAACTCTCTTCGTCGTGTTCTTTTGTCATCACTTCCTGGTGCTGCTGTGACTTCAATTCAAATTGAAGGTGTTCAACACGAATTCGCAACAATCCCTGGCGTACGTGAAGATGTTATCCAAATCGTTCTTGCGATTAAAGGAATTGCTATCAAATCTTACGTAGAATCTGAAAAACAAATCGAACTTGACGTGACTGGTCCTATGACTGTTACTGCTGGTGATATCTTAACAGATAGCGACATTGAAATTGTCAATAAAGACCATTACTTGTTCTCTATCGCTGAAGGTCACTCAATGCGTGCTGTAATGACTGTTAAAAAGGGTTATGGCTATGTTCCTGCTGACGAAAATAAAGTTGACGGAGCGCCAATCGGCACTATTGCTGTAGACTCAATTTACACGCCAGTAAGTAAAGTAAACTATCAAGTAGAACCTGCCCGTGTTGGTGGAGATTCTAGCTACGATAAATTAACACTTGAAATTACTACTAACGGTACCATCATTGCTGATGAAGCTTTGTCACTCTCTGCAAAAATCTTGACAGACCACTTGAATCTGTTTGTTGATTTGTCAGAAGTTGCTGCCGAAGCTGAAACACTTGTTGTTAAAGACGAAGTAAAAACAGAACGTGTGCTCGATAAAATCATCGAAGAAATGGACTTCTCAGTTCGTGCTTACAATGGTTTGAAACGTGCTGGTATCAATACAGTTGCTGATATTGTTGAAATGAGCGAAGCTGACATGATTAAAGTCAAGAACCTCGGTCACAAATCGGTAGAAGAAGTCAAAGTTAAATTGACTGAATTGGGACTTTCCCTTAAAAAAAGAAAATAA
- the radA gene encoding DNA repair protein RadA gives MAKKKSSFICQNCGYKSATYLGRCPNCGEWSSFVEEVEVQEVKNQRVSMTGERSKPMKLDEVELFDTPRIETDLDEFNRVLGGGVVPGSLVLIGGDPGIGKSTLLLQVSTQLASRGRVMYVSGEESAQQIKLRAERLGDIDRDFYLYAETNMQSIRSEIEHLKPNFLIIDSIQTIMTPEVQSTQGSVSQVREVTGELMQIAKTNDIATFIVGHVTKEGQLAGPRMLEHMVDTVLYFEGERNNTFRILRAVKNRFGSTNEIGIFEMQGHGLIEVNNPSEVFLEERLEGSTGSAIVCALEGTRPILVEIQALTTPTMFGNAKRTTSGLDFNRVSLIMAVLEKRAGLLMQNQDAYLKSAGGVKLDEPAIDLAVAIAVASSYKELSTDARECFIGEIGLTGEIRRVTRIEQRINEAAKLGFKKVYAPKNSISGIEIPENIEVVGVTTLMECMKLVFS, from the coding sequence ATGGCTAAGAAAAAATCATCCTTTATTTGTCAAAACTGTGGCTATAAATCGGCAACATACCTCGGACGATGTCCAAACTGTGGAGAATGGTCTTCATTTGTTGAAGAAGTTGAAGTCCAAGAAGTTAAAAACCAAAGAGTCTCAATGACTGGTGAACGTTCAAAACCGATGAAACTAGATGAAGTTGAACTTTTTGACACACCAAGAATTGAGACAGATTTAGACGAGTTTAATCGTGTACTTGGTGGAGGTGTTGTACCAGGTTCTTTAGTCTTAATCGGTGGAGACCCAGGGATTGGTAAATCAACATTGCTTCTGCAAGTATCCACACAGTTGGCATCACGTGGACGTGTCATGTATGTCAGTGGTGAGGAGTCTGCTCAGCAGATTAAACTACGAGCAGAGCGGCTTGGAGATATTGATAGAGATTTTTATCTTTATGCTGAAACAAATATGCAGTCTATTCGCTCAGAAATAGAACATTTGAAACCCAATTTTCTGATTATTGACTCTATCCAGACGATTATGACACCAGAGGTACAGTCTACACAAGGATCAGTAAGTCAAGTACGTGAAGTGACAGGAGAGCTGATGCAGATTGCTAAAACCAATGATATTGCAACTTTCATCGTTGGCCATGTCACAAAAGAAGGACAGCTTGCAGGGCCTCGGATGCTTGAGCATATGGTAGATACAGTCTTATATTTTGAAGGCGAAAGGAATAACACTTTTAGGATTTTGCGTGCAGTAAAAAACCGTTTTGGCTCAACCAATGAAATAGGGATTTTTGAGATGCAAGGACATGGTTTGATTGAAGTTAATAATCCTTCGGAAGTTTTTCTAGAAGAACGCTTAGAAGGCTCAACAGGTTCTGCGATTGTTTGTGCACTTGAGGGGACACGACCTATCTTGGTAGAAATTCAGGCATTGACCACACCAACGATGTTTGGCAACGCCAAACGAACGACATCTGGACTTGATTTCAACCGTGTAAGTTTGATTATGGCAGTTTTAGAAAAACGTGCAGGTCTGCTCATGCAAAATCAAGATGCTTATCTGAAATCTGCTGGAGGTGTCAAATTAGATGAGCCTGCCATTGACCTTGCGGTAGCTATCGCAGTAGCTTCAAGCTACAAAGAACTATCGACAGACGCGCGTGAATGCTTTATTGGCGAAATAGGATTGACTGGTGAGATCAGGAGGGTCACTCGCATTGAGCAACGAATCAATGAAGCAGCAAAGCTCGGTTTTAAAAAAGTTTACGCTCCTAAAAACTCAATATCGGGAATAGAAATCCCTGAAAATATCGAAGTAGTTGGTGTGACAACACTAATGGAATGCATGAAATTAGTCTTCTCCTGA
- the rpmJ gene encoding 50S ribosomal protein L36 → MKVRPSVKPICEYCKVIRRNGRVMVICPVNPKHKQRQG, encoded by the coding sequence ATGAAAGTAAGACCATCTGTTAAACCAATTTGCGAATACTGTAAAGTTATTCGTCGTAACGGTCGTGTTATGGTAATTTGCCCTGTAAATCCAAAACACAAACAACGTCAGGGATAG
- the infA gene encoding translation initiation factor IF-1, translating into MAKDDVIEVDGKVVDTMPNAMFTVELENGHQVLATISGKIRKNYIRILPGDKVQVELSPYDLTRGRITYRFK; encoded by the coding sequence TTGGCAAAAGATGATGTAATCGAAGTAGACGGCAAAGTCGTTGACACTATGCCGAATGCAATGTTCACTGTTGAACTCGAAAATGGTCACCAAGTCTTGGCGACGATTTCAGGAAAAATTCGTAAGAATTATATCCGTATCTTGCCTGGAGATAAGGTTCAAGTTGAACTGTCACCATACGATTTGACACGCGGACGGATTACTTACCGCTTTAAGTAA
- a CDS encoding helix-turn-helix transcriptional regulator, whose translation MSATEFAARFEVSKKTIYRDVEALNLAGVPVYLKQGRYGGLTLENSYKLDKHLLSTNDLQNILLALSSVHQQISNDKITATLEKISSMIDQENQQIFFDWQGNMIAHDELRDLTQHLADSIQNYQRVAFSYIDAVGNESQREVEPTNIFFKVDHWYLHAYDTSRKAFRNFKLSRMMNVKILKLHFEAREVPKVGIVKDDFLQATSLFKVKIIFDKSLREKVVDWLGQKEIIRKDNQNFEITVALPLKESSFQQILSLGNKAKIFADSPFEKAFRDYLLVLVAHYPTSL comes from the coding sequence GTGTCAGCAACCGAATTTGCGGCGCGTTTTGAAGTGTCAAAAAAGACGATTTACCGTGATGTTGAAGCCTTAAATCTAGCAGGTGTTCCAGTTTACCTCAAGCAAGGACGATATGGAGGATTGACATTAGAAAATTCGTATAAGTTGGATAAACATCTCTTATCAACGAACGATTTGCAAAATATTTTACTCGCCTTGTCAAGCGTTCATCAGCAAATTTCCAATGATAAAATAACAGCGACATTGGAAAAAATATCCAGTATGATTGATCAAGAAAATCAACAAATATTTTTTGATTGGCAAGGAAATATGATAGCGCATGACGAACTGCGTGATTTAACTCAACACTTGGCGGATTCCATACAGAACTATCAACGTGTAGCATTTTCATACATTGATGCAGTTGGAAATGAAAGCCAGCGTGAAGTAGAGCCGACTAATATTTTCTTCAAAGTTGACCATTGGTATTTGCACGCTTATGACACCTCTAGGAAAGCTTTTAGAAATTTTAAGTTGTCTCGAATGATGAATGTAAAAATCCTAAAATTGCATTTTGAAGCCCGCGAAGTACCAAAAGTTGGCATTGTGAAAGATGATTTTTTACAGGCAACCTCATTATTTAAAGTCAAAATTATCTTTGACAAAAGTCTTCGTGAAAAAGTTGTTGACTGGCTCGGTCAAAAAGAAATCATACGAAAAGACAATCAAAATTTTGAAATCACCGTAGCACTTCCCCTAAAAGAATCGAGTTTCCAGCAGATTTTATCTCTAGGAAACAAAGCAAAAATATTTGCTGACTCCCCTTTTGAAAAAGCATTTAGAGACTATCTTTTAGTATTGGTAGCACACTATCCAACATCACTTTAG
- the rpsM gene encoding 30S ribosomal protein S13: protein MARFAGVDIPNEKRIVISLTYVFGVGLKTSQKVLAAAGVSEDIRTKDLTSDQEDAIRRELDGLKLEGDLRREVSLNIKRLMEIGSYRGMRHRRGLPTRGQNTKNNARTRKGPAKSIAGKKK from the coding sequence ATGGCTCGTTTTGCTGGAGTTGATATTCCAAACGAAAAACGTATCGTTATTTCATTGACTTACGTATTCGGTGTTGGACTCAAAACATCTCAAAAAGTTCTTGCAGCTGCAGGAGTTTCAGAAGATATCCGTACAAAAGATTTGACATCAGACCAAGAAGATGCAATTCGTCGTGAACTTGATGGCTTGAAACTTGAAGGTGACCTTCGTCGTGAAGTTTCTCTTAACATCAAACGTTTGATGGAAATCGGTTCATACCGTGGTATGCGTCACCGTCGTGGACTTCCTACACGTGGACAAAACACGAAGAACAATGCTCGTACACGTAAAGGTCCTGCTAAATCAATCGCAGGTAAGAAAAAATAA